One part of the Eucalyptus grandis isolate ANBG69807.140 chromosome 10, ASM1654582v1, whole genome shotgun sequence genome encodes these proteins:
- the LOC104420939 gene encoding protein-tyrosine-phosphatase MKP1 → MVGKEESTVNPLAPCHISAARKTFWRSASWSSSRTAQQSPGEEGNNCPDSNGNGSDGFGQNRRFPAPLTPRSHNSKARSCLPPLQPLSITRRSLDEWPKAGSDDVGEWPQPPTPSGNRGGERLKLDMSAIQRNPDKNGGLVKREKIAFFDKECSKVAEHIYLGGDAVAKDRDILKRNGITHVLNCVGFVCPEYFKADFVYRTLWLQDSPSEDITSILYDVFDYFEDVREGHGRVFVHCCQGVSRSTSLVIAYLMWREGQSFDDAFQFVKAARGIADPNMGFACQLLQCQKRVHAFPLSPSSLLRMYRIAPHSSYDPLHLVPKMLTDPSPAALDSRGAFIVQVPSSIYMWIGRECESIMERDARGAVCQIMRYERVQCPVVMIREGEEPSYFWDVFSNLLPLMDKSGNGVSAKELIARKTSLGLRKVDLYDVDFEIFKKATKGGVVPPFASSENEHETHLPARESSWSVLRRKFAPSNMKDFVSAPKITLSRVFSDSMMVVHSPVNCSPASSTSSSSSSSSPPYLSPDSLSSDSSTNSTYFSESSQDSPSTASYSLPVSSTLSNFSNLSLHRSMAISQPMSQNQDYIDINFPSRPHPLSVSSPLKKVSPSLAERRGSASRTLKLPVGKDKATQVPSIAVPPQENGVWENGNTCTSLEPGPDRENIVETGDGMKTRERHLALVSKFQKPCPVASDLSSYKVAGMRAQSCLGRSGELEEVGVPSVSREIDQSVVECNGKVRPLICCWPSLEEIAAFGRSDLNSGAVFAIYCPATCLKQSKEGILYFWLGSSFNCNESKITVKRRRDLGDVEKIDWNQVAQDFLLEKGLPKETKIEILIEDQEPEEFLAIMRLIRNTELQKGLSNQVA, encoded by the exons aTGGTGGGTAAGGAGGAGTCCACCGTCAATCCCCTAGCTCCTTGCCACATATCCGCTGCTCGCAAGACCTTCTGGCGTTCGGCGTCCTGGTCGTCCTCCCGGACCGCGCAGCAGAGCCCCGGCGAAGAAGGTAATAACTGCCCAGATTCGAATGGGAATGGGTCGGATGGGTTTGGGCAGAACCGGCGATTCCCTGCCCCTTTGACCCCGCGATCGCATAATAGCAAGGCGAGGTCGTGTTTGCCGCCGTTGCAGCCTCTGTCGATCACCCGGCGGAGCTTAGATGAGTGGCCAAAAGCAGGGTCTGATGATGTTGGTGAGTGGCCACAGCCTCCCACTCCCAGCGGGAACAGAGGTGGGGAGAGGTTGAAGCTTGATATGTCTGCGATTCAGCGGAACCCTGATAAGAATGGCGGGTTAGTGAAGAGGGAAAAGATAGCGTTCTTTGATAAAGAGTGTTCTAAGGTAGCTGAACATATATATCTTGGTGGGGATGCGGTGGCTAAAGATAGGGATATACTAAAGAGGAATGGGATCACGCATGTTCTGAACTGCGTGGGCTTTGTTTGCCCCGAGTATTTTAAAGCGGATTTTGTGTATAGGACCTTGTGGTTGCAGGATAGTCCGTCAGAAGATATTACTAGTATTCTCTACGATGTCTTTGACTATTTTGAAGATGTTAGGGAAGGACATGGGAGGGTTTTTGTGCACTGCTGTCAAGGGGTCTCCAGGTCAACGTCTCTGGTGATAGCATATCTTATGTGGAGAGAGGGGCAGAGTTTTGATGATGCATTTCAGTTTGTGAAGGCTGCAAGAGGGATAGCTGATCCTAACATGGGTTTTGCTTGTCAGTTGTTGCAGTGTCAAAAAAGAGTCCATGCTTTTCCTTTGAGTCCAAGCTCATTGCTCAGGATGTACAGAATTGCGCCACATTCGTCATATGATCCCTTGCATCTGGTTCCTAAAATGCTGACCGATCCTTCTCCTGCGGCACTCGATTCCAGAGGAGCTTTCATTGTACAGGTACCTTCGTCAATTTACATGTGGATTGGAAGGGAATGTGAAAGCATAATGGAAAGGGATGCTAGGGGGGCTGTTTGTCAGATTATGAGGTATGAGAGAGTACAATGTCCAGTGGTTATGATCCGGGAAGGAGAAGAACCATCATACTTCTGGGATGTTTTCTCTAACCTCTTACCCTTGATGGATAAATCTGGCAATGGAGTGTCTGCTAAGGAACTAATTGCCAGGAAAACTTCCTTAGGACTGAGAAAGGTGGATTTGTATGatgtagattttgaaattttcaagaaagcaacaaAGGGGGGAGTTGTGCCTCCCTTTGCATCATCTGAAAATGAGCATGAAACCCATCTTCCAGCTAGAGAAAGCAGTTGGAGTGTGTTGAGACGCAAATTTGCCCCAAGTAATATGAAGGATTTCGTGTCAGCTCCTAAGATTACCCTGTCCAGGGTTTTCTCTGACTCCATGATGGTTGTACATTCTCCTGTGAACTGTTCACCTGCATCATCGACTtcatcatcgtcgtcatcgtcatctCCACCTTATCTTTCCCCAGATTCCCTCTCTTCTGATTCAAGCACCAACTCGACGTACTTCTCCGAATCATCTCAAGATTCACCTTCAACAGCTTCCTATTCACTTCCTGTATCATCAACTTTGTCTAACTTCTCTAATTTGTCTCTCCATCGTTCAATGGCTATTTCTCAGCCTATGTCACAGAATCAGGATTATATTGACATCAACTTTCCTTCAAGGCCTCACCCTTTGTCAGTCTCTTCACCACTTAAGAAAGTCTCGCCCTCGCTTGCTGAACGCAGAGGTAGTGCATCTAGGACTCTAAAGCTACCAGTTGGGAAAGATAAAGCAACACAGGTTCCATCTATTGCTGTTCCCCCACAAGAAAATGGGGTCTGGGAAAATGGCAATACTTGTACATCACTTGAGCCGGGTCCTGACAGAGAAAATATCGTAGAAACAGGGGATGGTATGAAAACCAGGGAGAGGCATCTGGCTCTGGTAAGCAAGTTTCAGAAGCCTTGTCCTGTCGCTAGTGATCTATCTTCCTACAAAGTTGCTGGCATGCGAGCACAGAGTTGTCTAGGAAGAAGTGGAGAATTAGAAGAAGTTGGCGTTCCTTCTGTTTCAAGGGAAATTGATCAAAGTGTCGTAGAATGTAATGGGAAAGTGCGACCcctcatatgttgttggcctaGTTTAGAAGAAATTGCGGCTTTTGGTAGGAGTGATCTGAATTCAGGAGCTGTTTTTGCTATCTATTGTCCAGCTACATGTTTAAAACAATCAAAGGAGGGGATTCTGTACTTTTGGCTAGGAAGTTCTTTTAATTGCAATGAAAGCAAAATTACAGTAAAAAGAAGGAGAGATTTAGGTGATGTAGAGAAGATTGACTGGAACCAAGTTGCACAGGATTTTCTTTTAGAGAAAGGCCTTCCGAAGGAAACCAAAATTGAG ATTCTTATAGAAGATCAGGAACCTGAAGAATTTCTTGCAATTATGAGATTGATCAGGAACACTGAACTTCAGAAGGGACTGAGTAATCAAGTAGCTTAG